The segment ATCATGTCAGGTCACGGACACAGCGACGACGGAACCGATTTTGCGCACCCGATCCCGCTGCCACTGCTTTTCGGTGTTTTCTTTGCGTTGGTGTTTTTGACCATCGTCACCGTGGCACAGGCCAGCTTCGATCTGGGCAGTCTGGATGTGGCGGTCGTGATGGCCATCGCGACGATCAAAGCGATCTTGGTCGCGTTGTTCTTCATGCACCTAGCATTCGACAAACCCTTTAACATCATCGTGTTCGTCGGCTCGTTTGTTTTTGTCGGACTGTTTGTGATTTTCACGCTCAGCGATAGTCAGTTGACGTCGGATTCTTTCGAACCAAAGATCGACGAACCGGTCGTCGCCGAAGCATCGATGTGATTGTCGGGCCGCGCCGAACGATCGGAGGTTTCTGAATCGTCGCAGGTGTCGCCTAGTCCGCCGGTTCTGCGGGCCGTTGTCGATCGACCGGCCAGCACTTGAGTACAATACGAAGCGTCACTTTGCGAAATGCAGAGTGACGTTTTTTCGTGGACACGTCCGATCGATTCGTCTGGTCGAAATCCGCGACGCCTTCCACCGATCCATCCTTCCTGCACCTTTCTCCCACCTGTAACGTTTGGAACCCATCATGCCCGTTGTGCGTTTGACTTGCTTGTTTGCTTTGGCCGTCTGTTCTTTCACCACCGCGTTTGGCGAATCAACCGCAACGAAATCCGGCTGGACCGTGCTGTTCGATGGGGCCAACACCGACGCGTTTCGGAATTACCAGTCCGACACGATCTCATCGGGATGGAAGATTCAGGATGGCGCTTTGGTGCGTGCCGAAAAAGGTGCCGGTGACATCATCACCAAGGAAAAGTTTGGCGCATTTGAGTTGGAACTGGAGTACAAGATCTCACCCGAAGGCAATAGCGGCGTGATGTTTCATGTCACCGAAGACAACCCGAAGCCGTGGCAAAGTGGGCCGGAGATTCAGGTGCAAGACAACACCGCAGGCCATGATCCGCAAAAAGCCGGGTGGTTGTACCAGTTGTACAAAGCCGACGTTGATGCCACGAAACCGGCCGGACAATGGAACCAGCTTCGGATTTTGATCACGCCCGAAAAGTGCGCTCACTACGTTAACGGCGTGAAGTACTTCGAATATGTCAAAGGCAGCGATGACTGGGATCAGCGCGTCGCAAAAAGCAAGTTCTCGAAATTCGAAGGCTTTGGTGAAGCGACCAGCGGCCACATCGCATTGCAAGACCACGGCGACGAAGTGGCCTATCGGAACATTCGCGTCCGCAAATTGGATTGACGTTTCCGCTTGATCTTGATCCTTTGTTGATCAGATATCTGTTTGTCGGCTTTGATGCCGGCGCCGCCGCCAGATTCAATCGGGCATCGGCGCCGGCATTTTTTGATATGACGAAGCTTTGTGTGGATGGGCTTCGATGAAGCCTGTGACGCTATGCTGGCGCGAACGCTTCAAGACAGCGACTATGAAGCTGCGCTGCCGTGGCTTGATGGATTCGACAATCCGGGGCTGTTCCCTGTCCCGTTCGATGTGCCGGTTGCCCGTTCTTGGGGATAGCCAAAATTTCGATAGTCGCGTCGGTAGATCGAGTGAACCTTTGCCAGGGCATGTGCACCCAGTTCGGGGATTGGTGTGGTGTCTTGCCGATTGAATCCATGCAACGACGCCGAAATCCCAAGTCGCTTGCCGATCGGTTCAAAGCCGTCGGGAAGCGATTCAACTTTCACGACATCGTCCACCATCAACTTGT is part of the Crateriforma spongiae genome and harbors:
- a CDS encoding cytochrome C oxidase subunit IV family protein is translated as MSGHGHSDDGTDFAHPIPLPLLFGVFFALVFLTIVTVAQASFDLGSLDVAVVMAIATIKAILVALFFMHLAFDKPFNIIVFVGSFVFVGLFVIFTLSDSQLTSDSFEPKIDEPVVAEASM
- a CDS encoding 3-keto-disaccharide hydrolase — its product is MPVVRLTCLFALAVCSFTTAFGESTATKSGWTVLFDGANTDAFRNYQSDTISSGWKIQDGALVRAEKGAGDIITKEKFGAFELELEYKISPEGNSGVMFHVTEDNPKPWQSGPEIQVQDNTAGHDPQKAGWLYQLYKADVDATKPAGQWNQLRILITPEKCAHYVNGVKYFEYVKGSDDWDQRVAKSKFSKFEGFGEATSGHIALQDHGDEVAYRNIRVRKLD